A window from Synechococcus sp. RSCCF101 encodes these proteins:
- a CDS encoding DUF2103 domain-containing protein — MGRVVITHSTYVEGLIPLLRRLVRHGGIDTATPAVISRVRGRSPQLSLRISTPIRGGHKLVARRGSLVQEVFVTTSCSREDLQALLDELLQPGRSRQKARS; from the coding sequence GTGGGTCGCGTTGTCATCACCCACAGCACCTATGTGGAAGGGCTGATCCCGCTGCTGCGGCGTCTGGTGCGGCACGGGGGCATCGACACGGCCACACCCGCGGTGATCTCCCGCGTTCGTGGTCGCTCACCGCAGCTGAGCCTGCGCATCTCAACGCCCATCCGCGGTGGCCACAAGCTGGTGGCGCGCCGGGGCAGCCTGGTGCAGGAGGTGTTCGTCACCACAAGCTGCAGCCGTGAGGACCTTCAGGCCCTCCTCGACGAGCTGCTGCAACCGGGACGCAGCCGTCAGAAAGCCCGGAGCTGA
- the clpS gene encoding ATP-dependent Clp protease adapter ClpS: protein MDRTFPTLTAHPICGSARGAVRLGPGPSPVLDRDGATVLQRYPHARVIVLDDDVNTFQHVVDVLRRYIPGMSEEKAWALANRIDSQGSAEVWSGPLEQAEMYHQQLAAEGLTMAPLERN from the coding sequence ATGGATCGCACTTTCCCCACCCTGACCGCCCATCCCATCTGCGGCTCCGCCCGCGGGGCGGTTCGTCTCGGACCCGGTCCCAGCCCCGTTCTGGACCGGGACGGCGCCACCGTGCTGCAGCGCTATCCCCATGCCCGCGTCATCGTCCTCGACGACGACGTCAACACCTTTCAGCACGTCGTCGATGTGCTGCGTCGCTACATCCCCGGCATGAGTGAGGAGAAGGCCTGGGCCCTGGCCAATCGCATCGACTCGCAGGGGTCGGCCGAGGTCTGGTCCGGTCCTCTCGAGCAGGCCGAGATGTACCACCAGCAGCTCGCGGCCGAAGGCCTGACCATGGCCCCGCTCGAGCGCAACTGA
- the petN gene encoding cytochrome b6-f complex subunit PetN, giving the protein MLITFGWASLAALFSFSIAMVVWGRNGDGTLKF; this is encoded by the coding sequence ATGCTGATCACCTTCGGCTGGGCTTCACTCGCGGCTCTGTTCAGCTTCTCCATCGCCATGGTGGTCTGGGGCCGCAACGGCGACGGCACGCTCAAGTTCTGA
- the cofH gene encoding 7,8-didemethyl-8-hydroxy-5-deazariboflavin synthase subunit CofH — protein MAVLAAPSDSPMRAVLRRHADDLRRHLVGDTVTYVVNRNLNFTNICNQHCGFCAFRRDSHEAGAYWHSIDALLAKAEEARRLGASELCIQGGLHPEARTEGSALRYYAGMLRELRRAWPDVHLHAFSPQEVLFIARQDGIGVQQVLETLIESGLGSMPGTAAEVLSSRVRRRLCPEKLSARAWCAVILEAHRSGLPTTATLMAGHIEAAADRAAHLLTLVRLQQQAHGHGATGFTEFVLLPFVGRFAPASLRSRVGRDQPDPTDMLTLTAQARLVLGRWIRHHQPSWVKLGLATAAEALSWGCDDLGGTLMEEHITTMAGAQGGTCLSVDQLRQAAHRVGRPAQERSTVYQPVAAA, from the coding sequence ATGGCGGTGCTTGCGGCCCCATCGGATTCGCCGATGCGAGCGGTTCTGCGACGGCACGCCGACGATCTCAGACGGCACCTGGTGGGAGACACGGTGACCTACGTGGTGAACCGCAACCTCAACTTCACCAATATCTGCAACCAGCACTGCGGCTTCTGCGCCTTCCGCCGCGACAGCCACGAGGCCGGCGCCTACTGGCACAGCATCGATGCGCTCCTGGCCAAGGCCGAGGAGGCGCGCCGGCTCGGAGCGAGCGAGCTCTGCATCCAGGGGGGTCTTCACCCGGAGGCCAGAACGGAGGGGAGCGCCCTGCGCTACTACGCCGGGATGCTGAGGGAGCTGCGCCGGGCCTGGCCGGACGTGCACCTGCATGCCTTCTCCCCCCAGGAGGTTCTCTTCATCGCCCGGCAGGACGGTATCGGGGTGCAGCAGGTGCTGGAGACCCTGATCGAGTCGGGCCTCGGATCGATGCCGGGCACCGCCGCCGAGGTGCTCAGCAGCCGTGTGCGCAGGAGGCTCTGCCCCGAGAAGCTGTCGGCCCGGGCCTGGTGTGCGGTGATTCTGGAGGCCCATCGCAGCGGGCTGCCCACCACGGCGACCCTGATGGCGGGCCACATCGAGGCGGCGGCGGACCGGGCGGCACACCTGTTGACGCTGGTGCGGTTGCAACAGCAGGCCCACGGCCACGGTGCCACCGGATTCACCGAATTCGTGCTGCTCCCCTTCGTCGGTCGCTTCGCTCCGGCCTCCCTGCGCTCCAGGGTGGGTCGTGATCAGCCCGACCCCACGGACATGCTCACCCTCACGGCACAGGCCAGGCTGGTGCTGGGCCGCTGGATCCGTCACCATCAGCCCAGTTGGGTGAAACTCGGGCTCGCCACGGCCGCGGAGGCCCTCAGCTGGGGCTGCGACGACCTGGGCGGCACTCTGATGGAGGAACACATCACCACCATGGCCGGCGCTCAGGGCGGCACCTGCCTCTCGGTCGATCAGCTGCGTCAGGCCGCCCATCGGGTCGGCCGCCCCGCGCAGGAGCGCAGCACCGTGTACCAGCCGGTCGCCGCAGCATGA
- the psb29 gene encoding photosystem II biogenesis protein Psp29: protein MNVVSVCPTVADSKRSFHQAFPFVIAPLYRRMVDELLVELHLLSRHEGFHADSLFAVGLTQVFDAFSKGYRPDHHRQPLFSALCRANGLDPDGLRRMRDDALQVVGHHQIEEVSGWVANAGDGAPDLLRDALQAARAPGFHYSRLMAVGLLSLLEGARGADALDPQALRSRAHDMAESMGLMRDRVDKDLALYTTNLEKMAQAVELMEETVAADRRRRERQERSAGPQGDAGSDAGSGTGSGPGAGDGAATAGSAAAGGTTSQPLSS from the coding sequence ATGAACGTTGTGAGCGTCTGCCCCACCGTTGCCGACAGCAAGCGGTCCTTCCACCAGGCGTTCCCCTTTGTGATTGCGCCTCTGTACCGGCGCATGGTCGATGAACTGCTGGTGGAACTGCATCTTCTCAGCCGGCACGAGGGCTTTCATGCCGATTCCCTCTTCGCCGTCGGCCTGACCCAGGTCTTCGACGCCTTCTCCAAGGGCTATCGACCCGACCATCACCGCCAGCCTCTGTTCAGTGCCCTCTGCCGCGCCAACGGCCTGGATCCCGATGGCCTCCGTCGCATGCGCGACGACGCCCTGCAGGTGGTCGGTCATCACCAGATCGAGGAAGTGAGCGGTTGGGTGGCCAACGCTGGCGATGGGGCACCCGATCTGCTGCGGGATGCCCTCCAGGCCGCCAGAGCCCCTGGATTCCACTATTCCCGCCTCATGGCCGTGGGTCTTCTCAGCCTCCTGGAGGGGGCCAGAGGAGCGGATGCGCTCGATCCCCAGGCTCTGCGCTCCCGCGCCCACGACATGGCCGAATCGATGGGTCTGATGCGTGACCGCGTGGACAAGGACCTGGCGCTGTACACCACGAACCTCGAGAAGATGGCCCAGGCCGTCGAACTGATGGAGGAAACGGTGGCCGCCGACCGCCGCCGCCGCGAGCGTCAGGAGCGCTCCGCCGGCCCTCAGGGGGATGCCGGCAGCGACGCTGGTTCAGGCACCGGCTCGGGCCCGGGCGCCGGTGATGGAGCCGCCACCGCAGGGTCGGCCGCCGCTGGTGGCACAACCAGCCAGCCGCTCAGCTCGTAG
- the clpP gene encoding ATP-dependent Clp endopeptidase proteolytic subunit ClpP, with protein sequence MIPIVIEESGRGERAFDIYSRLLRERIIFLGEQVTAESANRIVAQLLFLEAEDPDSDIFLYINSPGGSVYDGLGIFDTMQHIKPDVQTVCVGLAASMGAFLLCAGAKGKRSSLGHSRIMIHQPLGGARGQASDIRIQADEILFLKDRLNRELSDRTGQPLDRIQQDTDRDFFMSPEEAMTYGLIDKVIDRRPVHSIA encoded by the coding sequence ATGATCCCGATCGTCATCGAGGAATCCGGCCGCGGCGAGAGGGCATTTGACATCTACTCGCGCCTGCTGCGGGAACGCATCATCTTTCTCGGCGAACAGGTGACGGCCGAGTCAGCCAACCGCATCGTGGCCCAGCTGCTCTTCCTGGAAGCGGAAGACCCCGACTCGGACATCTTCCTCTACATCAATTCGCCCGGTGGCTCGGTGTATGACGGGCTCGGCATCTTCGACACCATGCAGCACATCAAGCCCGATGTGCAGACGGTGTGCGTGGGCCTGGCGGCCAGCATGGGTGCCTTTCTCCTCTGCGCCGGTGCCAAGGGCAAGCGCAGCAGCCTCGGCCATTCACGGATCATGATCCACCAGCCGCTCGGCGGGGCCAGGGGTCAGGCCAGCGACATCCGCATTCAGGCCGATGAAATCCTGTTCCTGAAGGACCGGCTCAACCGCGAGCTCTCCGACCGCACCGGGCAGCCGCTGGACCGCATTCAGCAGGACACCGATCGCGACTTCTTCATGTCACCGGAGGAAGCGATGACCTACGGCCTCATCGACAAGGTGATCGACCGGAGACCGGTGCACTCCATCGCCTGA
- the ftsH gene encoding ATP-dependent zinc metalloprotease FtsH, whose protein sequence is MNRRWRVLALWLLPLGIALFFGWQVLSNAGSGGMTGGAGARNTAVARMSYGRFLDYVEAGRVTAVDIYDGGRNAVVEAIDPDLDNRVQKLRVDLPGLAPELINTLKEQGISFDLHAPRTTPPALGLLGNLLFPLLLIGSLIFLARRSSSMPGGPGQAMQFGKSKARFLMEAETGVKFDDVAGVKEAKQDLEEVVTFLRTPERFTSIGAKIPKGVLLVGPPGTGKTLLAKAIAGEAGVPFFSLSGSEFVEMFVGVGASRVRDLFKRAKENSPCLIFIDEIDAVGRQRGAGVGGGNDEREQTLNQLLTEMDGFEGNSGIIIIAATNRPDVLDSALLRPGRFDRQVTVDAPDIKGRLDILHVHSRNKKLAEDVSLEAIARRTPGFTGADLANLLNEAAILTARRRKPATTLGEIDDAVDRIIAGMEGKPLTDGRSKRLIAYHEVGHALIGSLVKDHDPVQKVTLIPRGQAQGLTWFAPDEEQSLVSRAQLKARIMGALGGRAAEDVVFGHAEVTTGAGGDIQQVASMARQMVTRFGMSDLGPVSLEAGNQEVFLGRDLMTRSDASDAITRRIDEQVRSIVQACYRDTVALLAGQRPCMDRLVELLIDKETLDGDEFRAIVAEFTDLPEKVRFSPLLDAPVSEASAPSA, encoded by the coding sequence ATGAACCGACGCTGGCGTGTCCTGGCCCTGTGGTTGCTGCCCCTGGGGATCGCTCTGTTCTTCGGATGGCAGGTGCTGAGCAACGCCGGTTCCGGCGGCATGACCGGCGGTGCCGGTGCCCGGAACACCGCTGTGGCCCGGATGAGCTATGGCCGCTTCCTCGATTACGTCGAAGCCGGCCGGGTCACTGCCGTTGACATCTACGACGGCGGCCGCAACGCGGTGGTGGAGGCCATCGATCCCGATCTCGACAACCGCGTCCAGAAGCTGCGGGTCGATCTGCCCGGCCTGGCCCCTGAACTGATCAACACCCTCAAGGAGCAGGGCATCAGCTTCGACCTGCACGCGCCGCGCACCACGCCGCCGGCGCTCGGTCTCCTGGGCAATCTGCTCTTCCCGCTGCTGCTGATCGGCTCGCTGATCTTTCTGGCCCGCCGCTCGTCGAGCATGCCCGGCGGCCCCGGCCAGGCGATGCAGTTCGGCAAGAGCAAGGCCCGCTTCCTGATGGAAGCCGAAACCGGCGTCAAATTCGACGATGTGGCGGGCGTCAAGGAGGCCAAACAGGATCTCGAGGAGGTGGTCACGTTCCTGAGAACCCCTGAGCGGTTCACCAGCATCGGGGCCAAGATTCCCAAGGGTGTGCTGCTGGTCGGCCCTCCCGGAACGGGCAAGACCCTGCTGGCCAAGGCCATCGCCGGAGAGGCCGGAGTGCCCTTCTTCTCGCTGTCCGGTTCCGAGTTCGTGGAGATGTTCGTCGGTGTCGGTGCCAGCCGTGTGCGCGATCTGTTCAAGCGGGCCAAGGAGAACAGCCCCTGTCTGATCTTCATCGACGAGATCGACGCCGTCGGTCGCCAGCGGGGTGCCGGTGTCGGTGGCGGCAACGATGAGCGCGAGCAGACCCTCAACCAGCTGCTCACCGAGATGGACGGCTTCGAGGGCAACAGCGGCATCATCATCATCGCGGCCACCAACCGGCCTGATGTGCTCGATTCGGCCCTGCTCCGTCCGGGCCGCTTCGATCGTCAGGTCACGGTCGATGCTCCCGACATCAAGGGTCGCCTCGACATCCTTCACGTTCACTCCCGCAACAAGAAGCTCGCCGAGGATGTCTCACTTGAGGCGATCGCCCGTCGCACACCCGGTTTCACCGGCGCGGATCTGGCCAACCTTCTGAACGAAGCGGCGATTCTCACCGCGCGGCGCCGGAAACCGGCCACAACGCTGGGCGAAATCGACGATGCCGTGGACCGCATCATCGCCGGCATGGAGGGCAAGCCCCTCACCGATGGCCGCAGCAAGCGCCTGATCGCGTACCACGAAGTCGGCCATGCGCTGATCGGCAGCCTGGTCAAGGATCACGACCCGGTCCAGAAGGTGACCCTGATTCCCCGCGGTCAGGCCCAGGGTCTCACCTGGTTCGCCCCCGATGAGGAACAGTCGCTGGTCAGCCGTGCCCAGCTCAAGGCCCGCATCATGGGCGCTCTGGGCGGACGCGCCGCCGAGGATGTGGTCTTCGGCCACGCCGAGGTGACCACCGGCGCTGGTGGAGACATCCAGCAGGTGGCCTCCATGGCCAGGCAGATGGTCACCCGCTTCGGCATGAGCGATCTCGGCCCGGTCTCGCTGGAGGCCGGCAATCAGGAGGTGTTTCTCGGTCGCGACCTGATGACCCGCAGCGACGCCTCCGATGCCATCACCCGCCGCATCGATGAACAGGTCCGTTCGATCGTTCAGGCCTGCTACCGCGACACAGTGGCCCTGCTGGCAGGCCAGAGGCCCTGCATGGACAGGCTGGTCGAACTGCTGATCGACAAGGAGACGCTGGACGGCGATGAGTTCCGCGCCATCGTCGCTGAGTTCACCGACCTGCCCGAGAAGGTCCGCTTCTCCCCGCTGCTCGATGCCCCTGTGTCGGAGGCGTCCGCCCCGTCGGCGTGA
- a CDS encoding DUF1830 domain-containing protein: MVGCSYRNTSDRILIIKCCGDQHFFLERVVFPFELLSFQAPKQALVEVWTHGLGGPELIARHGAEELSSEEGVDAVSGAGSQAPE; this comes from the coding sequence ATGGTCGGCTGCTCATATCGGAACACCTCCGACCGGATCCTGATCATCAAGTGCTGCGGCGATCAGCACTTCTTCCTCGAACGTGTCGTCTTCCCCTTCGAGCTGCTCAGCTTTCAGGCACCGAAGCAGGCGCTGGTCGAGGTCTGGACCCATGGTCTGGGAGGCCCGGAGCTGATCGCCCGCCACGGAGCCGAGGAACTGAGCAGCGAGGAGGGCGTCGACGCGGTGTCCGGCGCGGGCTCACAGGCCCCGGAGTGA
- a CDS encoding ABC transporter permease has translation MALATLRANRMRSLLTMLGIVIGNASVISLVGIGQGAQNLAERELGTLGANVLFVVPGNNDTRRQGINRPRTLVLEDAVAIAEQVPSVRRVAPQIALTEVAQVGGRSASTTVTGTTAEFLPVRRFEVARGRFISTEDNRSARNVVVLGPDIKDTLFGPARAIGQRVRLRNQSFEVIGVLAAKGAVFGSNQDENVYIPINTMVNRLSGRDPTYGVSLTFISVEARDEDSVGAAKFQITNLLRQRHRILREDDFAVRSQQDALTIVGTITGGLTLMLAAIGGVSLLVGGIGIMNIMLVSVSERTEEIGLRKALGARSGDVLGQFLVESLVLASLGGVAGATVGLAVVTGVGRFSPLPASIAPTTVLGTVLVSGSIGLFFGVIPARRAARLDPIVALRSL, from the coding sequence ATGGCGCTGGCCACGCTGCGGGCCAACCGCATGCGCAGCCTGCTCACCATGCTCGGCATCGTGATCGGCAATGCGTCGGTGATCAGCCTGGTGGGCATCGGTCAGGGGGCTCAGAACCTGGCGGAGCGGGAGCTCGGCACCCTCGGGGCCAACGTGCTGTTCGTGGTTCCCGGCAACAACGACACCCGCCGTCAGGGCATCAACCGCCCCCGCACCCTCGTGCTCGAGGACGCCGTCGCCATCGCTGAGCAGGTCCCCAGCGTGCGGCGGGTCGCGCCTCAGATCGCCCTCACCGAGGTGGCCCAGGTCGGCGGTCGCAGCGCGAGCACCACGGTCACCGGAACCACGGCCGAGTTCCTCCCCGTGCGCCGCTTCGAGGTGGCCCGGGGCCGCTTCATCTCGACGGAGGACAACCGCTCGGCCCGCAATGTGGTCGTGCTCGGGCCCGACATCAAGGACACCCTCTTCGGTCCCGCCAGGGCGATCGGACAGCGGGTCCGGCTGCGCAACCAGTCGTTCGAGGTGATCGGGGTGCTGGCGGCCAAGGGAGCTGTGTTCGGCTCCAACCAGGACGAGAACGTCTACATCCCGATCAACACCATGGTGAACCGGCTCAGCGGCCGGGATCCCACCTACGGCGTCTCCCTCACCTTCATCAGCGTCGAAGCCCGCGATGAGGACAGCGTCGGCGCCGCGAAGTTCCAGATCACCAACCTGCTGCGCCAGCGGCACCGCATCCTGCGGGAGGACGACTTCGCCGTGCGATCCCAGCAGGATGCCCTCACGATCGTGGGCACGATCACCGGTGGCCTCACCCTGATGCTCGCGGCCATCGGAGGGGTCTCCCTTCTGGTGGGCGGCATCGGAATCATGAACATCATGCTGGTGTCGGTCAGCGAGCGCACCGAGGAGATCGGTCTGCGCAAGGCCCTCGGCGCCCGCAGCGGTGACGTGCTCGGCCAGTTCCTGGTGGAGTCGCTGGTGCTCGCCAGCCTCGGCGGTGTCGCGGGGGCCACGGTCGGCCTCGCCGTGGTGACCGGGGTCGGCCGGTTCAGCCCCCTGCCCGCCTCGATCGCTCCCACCACCGTTCTGGGCACCGTGCTGGTGTCGGGATCAATCGGCCTGTTCTTCGGCGTGATCCCGGCCCGACGAGCCGCCCGCCTTGATCCGATCGTGGCCCTGCGCAGCCTCTGA
- the pyk gene encoding pyruvate kinase, with the protein MATIDLSRRTKIVATIGPSTESPEVLRRLIEAGATTFRLNFSHGDHSDHATRIATIRQVAHELGTHIGILQDLQGPKIRLGRFEEGPITLQNGDAFALTSRDVRCNQSVATVTYDRLAEEVSAGSRILLDDGRVEMQVVRVDNDEHTLHCVVTCGGVLSNNKGVNFPDVQLSVRALTPKDRRDLAFGLQQGVDWVALSFVRNPSDMEEIRELIREHGYTTPVVAKIEKFEAIDQIDAILPLCDGVMVARGDLGVEMPAEEVPLLQKDLIRKANSLGIPIITATQMLDSMASSPRPTRAEVSDVANAILDGTDAVMLSNETAVGDFPVEAVATMARIARRIEKDYPQHDGESHVACTIPNAISQAVSNIARQLDAAAILPLTKSGATAHNVSKFRPSTPILAITSEVPVARKLQLVWGVNPLLISEQTTTTGTFTVAMGVAQDMGLLKDGDLVVQTAGTLAGVSGSTDLVKVGIVSAVLGRGLGIGSGQVSGRVRLAQTSDDAARLEPGEILVVRETNAAYLEAIRQACGVITEAEGSGSHAAVIAQRLGIPVIVGVRGATMDLRQGEVITMQLREGLVHRGTSHPFSSRFDSVF; encoded by the coding sequence ATGGCCACGATCGATCTGTCGCGTCGCACCAAGATCGTTGCCACCATCGGCCCCTCCACCGAATCCCCCGAGGTGCTGCGTCGCCTGATCGAGGCCGGCGCCACCACCTTCCGTCTCAACTTCTCCCACGGCGATCACAGCGATCACGCCACGCGCATTGCCACGATCCGCCAGGTGGCCCACGAGCTGGGCACCCACATCGGCATCCTCCAGGATCTGCAGGGCCCCAAGATCCGCCTCGGCCGTTTCGAGGAGGGGCCGATCACCCTGCAGAACGGTGACGCGTTCGCCCTCACCTCCAGGGACGTGCGCTGCAATCAGAGCGTGGCCACGGTCACCTACGACCGGCTGGCGGAGGAGGTCAGTGCCGGCAGCCGCATCCTGCTCGATGACGGGCGCGTCGAGATGCAGGTGGTGCGGGTCGACAACGACGAGCACACCCTTCACTGCGTTGTGACCTGCGGCGGTGTGCTCTCCAACAACAAGGGGGTCAACTTCCCCGACGTGCAGCTCTCGGTGCGGGCCCTCACGCCCAAGGACCGGCGCGATCTGGCCTTCGGGCTGCAGCAGGGCGTGGACTGGGTGGCCCTGAGCTTCGTGCGCAATCCCTCCGACATGGAGGAGATCCGCGAGCTCATCCGGGAGCACGGCTACACCACGCCCGTGGTCGCCAAGATCGAGAAATTCGAAGCCATCGATCAGATCGACGCCATTCTCCCGCTCTGTGATGGCGTGATGGTGGCTCGCGGTGACCTGGGCGTGGAGATGCCCGCCGAAGAGGTGCCGCTGCTGCAGAAGGATCTGATCCGCAAGGCCAACAGCCTTGGAATCCCGATCATCACGGCCACCCAGATGCTCGATTCCATGGCCTCCAGCCCCCGCCCCACCCGGGCCGAGGTGAGCGATGTGGCCAATGCCATCCTCGATGGCACCGATGCGGTGATGCTCTCCAACGAGACCGCTGTGGGCGATTTCCCCGTGGAAGCGGTGGCCACCATGGCCCGCATCGCCCGCCGCATCGAGAAGGACTATCCCCAGCACGACGGTGAGAGCCACGTGGCCTGCACCATCCCCAACGCCATCAGCCAGGCGGTGAGCAACATCGCGCGTCAGCTGGATGCAGCCGCCATCCTGCCGCTCACCAAGTCGGGAGCCACAGCCCACAACGTGAGCAAGTTCCGGCCGTCCACGCCGATCCTGGCCATCACCAGCGAGGTGCCGGTGGCGCGCAAGCTGCAGCTGGTCTGGGGCGTGAACCCGCTGCTGATCTCCGAGCAGACCACCACCACCGGCACCTTCACCGTGGCGATGGGGGTGGCCCAGGACATGGGCCTCCTCAAGGATGGCGATCTGGTGGTGCAGACCGCCGGCACCCTGGCCGGGGTGAGCGGTTCCACCGATCTGGTGAAAGTGGGCATCGTCTCGGCCGTGCTGGGCCGCGGCCTGGGCATCGGCAGCGGCCAGGTCAGCGGACGGGTGCGACTGGCCCAGACCTCCGACGATGCCGCCCGTCTGGAACCGGGCGAGATCCTCGTGGTGCGCGAGACCAACGCCGCCTATCTCGAGGCCATCCGCCAGGCCTGCGGTGTGATCACCGAGGCCGAGGGCAGCGGCAGCCATGCCGCCGTGATCGCCCAGCGCCTCGGCATTCCCGTCATCGTGGGGGTGCGGGGCGCCACCATGGATCTCCGCCAGGGTGAAGTCATCACCATGCAGCTGCGCGAGGGACTGGTGCATCGCGGCACCTCCCATCCCTTCAGCAGCCGCTTCGACTCGGTGTTCTAG
- a CDS encoding nucleoside triphosphate pyrophosphohydrolase family protein, with amino-acid sequence MDLDTYQTAARHTARYPDAGRNAIYPTLGLCGEAGEVAEKVKKVMRDRGGVFDQASRDQLLLELGDVLWYVAQLSSELGFSLEQVGQANLSKLAGRAERGTLGGDGDNR; translated from the coding sequence ATGGACCTCGACACGTATCAGACGGCTGCCCGACACACGGCCCGGTACCCGGATGCGGGCCGCAATGCGATCTATCCCACCCTCGGCCTCTGCGGTGAGGCCGGTGAGGTGGCCGAGAAAGTGAAGAAGGTGATGCGCGACCGAGGCGGCGTGTTCGATCAGGCCAGCCGCGATCAGCTGCTGCTGGAGCTCGGCGATGTGCTCTGGTACGTGGCCCAGCTCTCCTCCGAGCTGGGGTTCAGCCTGGAGCAGGTGGGCCAGGCCAATCTCAGCAAGCTGGCCGGAAGGGCCGAGCGCGGCACCCTCGGAGGCGATGGCGACAACCGCTGA
- a CDS encoding YggT family protein: MDVVATLLAVLARTLSIYTVILVVRVLLSWFPNLDWSNPLLATVSSITDPYLNLFRGLIPPLGGLDLSAILAFIALNLVQTLMAQASFALAGSMLYG; encoded by the coding sequence ATGGATGTGGTGGCCACCCTTCTGGCCGTGCTGGCCAGAACGCTGAGCATCTACACGGTGATCCTTGTGGTGCGGGTGCTGCTCAGCTGGTTCCCCAACCTCGACTGGAGCAATCCGCTCCTGGCCACGGTGAGTTCCATCACCGATCCCTACCTCAATCTCTTCCGGGGCCTGATCCCACCTCTGGGCGGGCTCGATCTCTCAGCGATCCTGGCCTTCATCGCCCTCAACCTCGTGCAGACGTTGATGGCCCAGGCCAGCTTCGCTCTGGCCGGCAGCATGCTCTACGGCTGA
- the scpB gene encoding SMC-Scp complex subunit ScpB, which yields MPSSWEAVMAGSDAAAHPPRSVSLPARLEAILYLKGRPLTLSELAELAGTDADAVEMALITLMADYAHRDTALEIRHEDQCYALQLRDGLDSLVQDLVPVNLSTAALRTLATVALRRRLLQSELVELRGSGAYEHIKELLAHDFIERRRQSDGRSFWISLSETFHRTFKVRDGQLEAAQARSQAQRAGKPESTGESAS from the coding sequence ATGCCCTCTTCCTGGGAGGCGGTGATGGCGGGGTCTGACGCCGCGGCCCACCCGCCGCGCTCGGTCTCGCTGCCGGCCCGGCTGGAGGCCATCCTCTATCTCAAGGGCAGGCCGCTCACCCTCTCCGAACTGGCGGAACTGGCCGGCACCGATGCCGATGCGGTCGAGATGGCGCTGATCACGCTGATGGCCGATTACGCCCACCGCGACACCGCCCTGGAGATCCGCCACGAGGACCAGTGCTACGCCCTACAGCTCCGCGATGGGCTCGACAGCCTCGTGCAGGATCTGGTGCCGGTGAACCTCTCCACCGCGGCACTGCGGACCCTGGCCACAGTGGCGCTGCGGCGCCGCCTGCTCCAGTCCGAACTCGTGGAGCTGCGCGGGTCGGGCGCCTATGAGCACATCAAGGAGCTCCTGGCCCACGATTTCATCGAGCGGCGCCGCCAGAGCGATGGACGCTCCTTCTGGATCAGCCTCTCGGAGACCTTCCATCGCACCTTCAAGGTGCGGGACGGTCAGCTTGAGGCCGCTCAGGCCCGCTCCCAGGCCCAGCGGGCCGGGAAACCGGAATCCACCGGCGAGAGCGCTTCCTAA